One genomic segment of Nerophis lumbriciformis linkage group LG20, RoL_Nlum_v2.1, whole genome shotgun sequence includes these proteins:
- the LOC140679660 gene encoding uncharacterized protein, which translates to MRTHTDNKHSECSTKKRGKTYLSCSVCAESFTKESQLTQHMRTHTGEKPFNCSVCGKSFSQNSHLTQHNRIHTGEKNFNCSICGKNYYFKSRLTRHMRTHTGEKPFSCSICGRSFSRNCGLTQHMRTHTGEKPFICSVCGKSFSQNCGLTEHMRTHTGEKPCKCSVCGTTFSVKKRLAEHMRTHTGEKPFRCSVCGTTFSVKKRLTEHMRTHTGEKPFNCSICGKGFSVKRNLTQHMRTHTGLRPFKCSVCGKSFPNNSSLCLHMRTHRGEKPFSCSVCCKRFTRNTDAINHIRTHKGK; encoded by the coding sequence atgaggactcacactgacaacaaacactctgaatgctctacaaagaaaaGAGGTAAAACATatttgagctgctcagtttgtgctgaaagttttactAAAGAGAGCcaattgactcaacacatgagaacacacacaggtgaaaaaccatttaattgttcagtttgtggcaaaagcttttctcaaaatagccatttgactcaacacaatagaatacacacaggagaaaaaaactTTAACTGTTCAATTTGTGGTAAAAACTATTATTTTAAGAGccgtttgactcgacacatgagaacacacacaggtgaaaaaccattcagTTGTTCAATTTGTGGCAgaagcttttctcgaaattgtggtttgactcaacacatgagaacacacacaggtgaaaaaccattcatttgttcagtttgtggcaaaagcttttctcaaaattgtggtttgactgaacacatgagaacacacacaggtgaaaaaccatgtaagtgttcagtttgtggcacaaCATTTTCTGTTAAGAAGAGGTtggctgaacacatgagaacgcacactggtgaaaaaccatttaggtgttcagtttgtggcacaaCATTTTCTGTTAAGAAGAGGTTGaccgaacacatgagaacacacacaggtgaaaaaccatttaattgttcaatctgtggcaaaggcttttctgttaagaggaatttgactcaacacatgagaacacacactggactaagaccatttaagtgttcagtttgtgggaAAAGCTTTCCTAATAATAGCTCATTGTgtctacacatgagaacacacagaggtgaaaaaccatttagttgttcagtgtgctgtaaaagaTTCACACGTAATACAGACGCAATAAAccacataagaacacacaagggaaaataa
- the LOC133619244 gene encoding uncharacterized protein: MATSAKREDDRESAPPTENNLKSEDEDVQQLIGNPEEVSPQLGGSSTLKQETPQPPCIKKEEEELCITQEGECLLGREEADYTKFPLSILSVKTEDDEEKPQVDNLLAPLSDSEAEDEVEEPLSSDKDCEGDMRTHTDNKHSECSTKKISKICLSCSICAERFILKGQLNQHMKTHTGEKPFNCSVCGKSFSTKIHLTQHMRTHTGEKKWKCSACGKSFYKNNHLTQHLRTHTGEKPFNCSVCDKSFSQSGSLTQHMRTHTGEKTFICSVCDKSFSSKSILTKHMRTHTGEKPFNCSICGENFSIKNRLTEHMRTHTGEKPFSCSVCCKRFTHNADAVEHTRTHTGEKPFNCSICGENFSIKNRLTEHMRTHTGEKPFSCSVCCKRFTHKADAVKHTRTHKGK; this comes from the exons atggcgacgtccgctaaaagagaagatGATAGAGAATCAGCGCCACCAACGGAGAACAATCTGAAAAgcgaagatgaag acgtccagcagctgatcggtaatccagaagaagtttcccctcagttaggggggagctccactttgaagcaggagactccacaaccaccctgcattaaaaaggaagaggaggaactctgcatcactcaggagggagagtgtcttctaggacgagaggaagctgattacaccaagtttccactgagtattctctctgtgaagactgaagatgatgaagagaaaccacaagtagacaacctcttagctccactatcagatagtgaggctgaagacgaggttgaagaacctttgagcagcgataaagactgtgaaggtgatatgaggactcacactgacaacaaacactctgaatgctctacaaagaaaataagtaaaatatgtTTGAGCTGCTCAATTTGTGCTGAACGTTttattttaaagggccaattaaatcaacacatgaaaacacacacaggtgaaaaaccatttaattgttcagtttgtggcaaaagcttttctacaAAGATCcacttgactcaacacatgagaacacacacaggagaaaaaaaatggaaatgttcagcttgtggcaaaagcttttataAAAATAACCATTTGACTCAAcacttgagaacacacactggtgaaaaaccatttaattgttcagtttgtgacaaaagcttttctcaaagtggctctttgactcaacacatgagaacacacacaggtgaaaaaacatttatttgttcagtttgtgacAAAAGCTTTTCTAGTAAGAGCAtattgactaaacacatgagaacacacacaggtgaaaaaccatttaactgtTCAATTTGTGGTGAAAACTTTTCTATCAAGAAccgtttgactgaacacatgagaacacacacaggtgaaaaaccatttagttgttcagtgtgctgtaaaaggttcacacataatgcagacgcagtagaacacacaagaacacacacaggtgaaaaaccatttaactgtTCAATTTGTGGTGAAAACTTTTCTATCAAGAAccgtttgactgaacacatgagaacacacacaggtgaaaaaccatttagttgttcagtgtgctgtaaaaggttcaCACATAAAGCAGacgcagtaaaacacacaagaacacacaagggaaaataa
- the LOC133619849 gene encoding uncharacterized protein, with product MLGKSKRCEEKTGPHVYMNVQRIGDVQQLIGNPEEISPQLGGSSTLKQETPQPPCSKKEEEELCITQEGECLLGREEADYTKFPLSILPVKTEDDEEKPQVDNLLAPLSDSEAEDEVEEPLSSDTDCEGDMRTHTDNKHSECSTKKRGKTCLSCSICGQSFTKKSHLTQHMRTHTGEKPFICSVCGKSFSQNSLLSRHMRTHTGEKPFKCSVCGKSFSQNSLLSRHMRTHTGEKPFACSVCGKSFSQKSSLTQHMRTHTGEKTFNCSVCGKSFSRNTSLTQHMRTHTGEKPLNCSVCGKSLSVNRYLTEHMRTHTGEKPFSCSVCGKSFSFKGGLIEHMGTHTDEKPYKCSVCGKSFSVKRILTQHMRTHTGEKLFSCSVCCKRFARNADTVRHLRTHTGK from the exons ATGTTGGGGAAGAGTAAGAGATGTGAAGAGAAGACTGGACCACATGTCTACATGAACGTGCAGAGGATTGGAG acgtccagcagctgatcggtaatccagaagaaatttcccctcagttaggggggagctccactttgaagcaggagactccacaaccaccctgcagtaaaaaggaagaggaggaactctgcatcactcaggagggagagtgtcttctaggacgagaggaagctgattacaccaagtttccactgagtattctccctgtgaagactgaagatgatgaagagaaaccacaagtagacaacctcttagctccactatcagatagtgaggctgaagacgaggttgaagaacctttgagcagcgatacagactgtgaaggtgatatgaggactcacactgacaacaaacactctgaatgctctacaaagaagagaggtaaaacatgtttgagctgTTCAATTTGTGGTcaaagttttactaaaaagagccatttgactcaacacatgagaacacacacaggagaaaaaccatttatttgttcagtttgcggcaaaagcttttctcaaaatagcttattgagtcgacacatgagaacacacacaggtgaaaaaccatttaagtgttcagtttgtggcaaaagcttttctcaaaatagcttgttgagtcgacacatgagaacacacacaggtgaaaaaccttttgcttgttcagtttgtggcaaaagcttttctcaaaaaagctctttgactcaacacatgagaacacacacaggagaaaaaacatttaattgttcagtgtgTGGCAAGAGCTTTTCTCGAAATACCTCTttaactcaacacatgagaacacacacaggtgaaaaaccacttaattgttcagtttgtggcaaaagcttgtCTGTTAACAGatatttgactgaacacatgagaacacacacaggtgaaaaaccatttagctgttcagtttgtggcaaaagcttttcttttAAGGGTGGTTTGATAGAACACATGGGAACACACACAGATGAAAAACCAtataagtgttcagtttgtggcaaaagtttTTCTGTTAAGAGAatattgactcaacacatgagaacacacactggagaaaaattatttagttgttcagtgtgctgtaaaaggttcgCACGTAATGCAGACACTGTAAGACACTTAAGAACACACACgggaaaataa